AGGtgattagaagaaggcattgtttgttttgggatgttaggtcatatcactgaagtttggtccagatccattgttggctaggttcagggctctctggatgcaggtgaactacaactcccaaaatcaaggtccattcccagtaaCCCCTGCAGTACGttgagttggtcatggggcttctctctgccaagtttggtcctggtccattgttggtgggggtcacagtatcagtgaaggtattgcaagtcccatcagctGTAGCacgtgtggtccagatccattgttggttgggttcagagtgctctctgggtgtagatcaagtgaactatatatcccagtgcctacaactcctctaaatcatggtgaattctccccaaacctcagttgctgatcaattcctctttttgctgtgtgccataggaaagggtagaaaaGAGCTGAGGGAGAgggagtgggcggggtcatgcaaattaaggaaccagGTTCCTACAACTTCTCAaaaccatggtgaattctccccaaacctcttgagtAAACATTGGAATACTgctgatttctgggcctgaatatattgcacaagatttctctagcctaaaatgattttaatatattgggtttatggttcccgtcccttgatcaggtcatgtaagtgttatttattgctgtaattgtattacagtattttactttgcttaataatgtgttattatgttgctatgtaatgtttgtgttgtttttatgattggaaaccgccctgagtcccatccgggagatagggcagtatataaataaagtttttattattattattattattattattattattgttcagttgctgatcaattcctctgtttactgtgtgccataggaaagggtaggaaagggttgagggagaggcggtgggcggggtcatgcaaattaaggaccgctgggatgtccattctggaggaacaACAACATCTAGGATgaggtggggggcagaatggtgtttggggaggacattgttGAGTCTCCTTTCTTCGAAGGGATTAAAAGGGGACGATGGGAGCCGCAGTCCTTTCACCAGGGTCGTCTTTGTCGCCTCCTTCTTCCAGGGGAGCCGAGTTCGAGGGGCTGGTGGTTCTCCAACCCTTCCGAAGGCACTTTCAGTGCGCTGGAAGAGTCCGAGTCCTGCTCCGGCCTGGAGGAATCCCTGGAAGCGGTCGCGTCGGCCTTTGTGGAGCGGGGCCCCTTCTCGGGGATGATGGGCTTCAGCCAAGGGGCGGCCCTGGTGGGCATCCTCTGCGCCCTCTGCCAGCAGGGCGACCCCCGCTTTCCCTTCCGCTTCGCCCTCCTCGTGTCCGGCTTCCAGAGCAAAGCGAAGCCCCACCATGTCTACTACGACGCCCCCATCGCAGTGCCCAGCATCCACATCTTCGGGGAGAACGACCAGGTCATCCCAGCCGCCATGAGCAGGGAGCTGGCCGCCCGCTTCGAGGGGCCCCGGACCCTCCTCCACCCCGGGGGACACTTCGTCCCGGCCGCTGGACCCCAGAGGAAGGAATACGTGGCCTTCCTCGACCAGTTCGGCCACGCGGAAGGGGACGATGGGACCTCCACTTGATGAGAAGGGAGCACACCCAAGACCCCAGGATTGACAGACACATTTGGGAAGAGTAAACATGTTGCCGTTTGTTTTGCAAAACTAAGCCTCTTAACGTGCAAAGATCTCTGGATCTAATTGCaacctgagcatgtgcagaggttCCAGGATAAtaagtaaatattattatttatcatttccTGACCATAATG
This genomic window from Anolis carolinensis isolate JA03-04 unplaced genomic scaffold, rAnoCar3.1.pri scaffold_7, whole genome shotgun sequence contains:
- the ovca2 gene encoding esterase OVCA2 isoform X2 — encoded protein: MFYHPCGGLLSCPCMEVELIEGAHPRSPRATGGSCPGEPSSRGWWFSNPSEGTFSALEESESCSGLEESLEAVASAFVERGPFSGMMGFSQGAALVGILCALCQQGDPRFPFRFALLVSGFQSKAKPHHVYYDAPIAVPSIHIFGENDQVIPAAMSRELAARFEGPRTLLHPGGHFVPAAGPQRKEYVAFLDQFGHAEGDDGTST
- the ovca2 gene encoding esterase OVCA2 isoform X1 translates to MYVRTRMQSAMAARRGELRLLCLHGYRQDAAIFRARTGALRKALRGHAQLEFLDAPHLVTAGSQSGEPSSRGWWFSNPSEGTFSALEESESCSGLEESLEAVASAFVERGPFSGMMGFSQGAALVGILCALCQQGDPRFPFRFALLVSGFQSKAKPHHVYYDAPIAVPSIHIFGENDQVIPAAMSRELAARFEGPRTLLHPGGHFVPAAGPQRKEYVAFLDQFGHAEGDDGTST